One segment of Macrotis lagotis isolate mMagLag1 chromosome 1, bilby.v1.9.chrom.fasta, whole genome shotgun sequence DNA contains the following:
- the LOC141509971 gene encoding platelet glycoprotein VI-like has product MTPILSALLSLGLCLDQRMWAQADLPPRPFLRADTGPLVSLGRRVTLRCRGSRGAEMYVLEKGQESGRMVIQDMKPSGIEGEFPIPSVTAQDAGIYSCRYNHSSGWSQPSHPLKLVVIGLHDAPSLSALPSSQVHLGQNVILQCQAEGWYGSAALYKDGKQIQQSNTKQSLWRYQTNFSIPAMTPAHRGIYQCYTFHWHAPQEWSVPSDPLVLRITVPGTTKDPPLTQSPGDHQALTSSLPRTVFPLPDPAPQNYTVGNLVRLSLAGLVLIILGVLLAEACLHQRGP; this is encoded by the exons ATGACCCCCATCCTCTCTGCCCTGCTGAGCCTTG GGCTATGTCTGGACCAGAGAATGTGGGCACAGGCAG ACCTACCCCCCAGGCCCTTCCTCAGGGCAGACACTGGTCCTTTAGTGTCTCTAGGGAGAAGAGTGACCCTCAGGTGCCGGGGGTCAAGGGGGGCTGAAATGTATGTACTGGAGAAAGGACAAGAGTCTGGCCGGATGGTGATCCAGGACATGAAGCCCTCAGGAATAGAGGGCGAGTTTCCCATCCCTTCTGTGACAGCGCAGGATGCTGGCATCTACTCCTGCCGCTACAATCACTCCTCTGGCTGGTCACAGCCCAGTCACCCCCTGAAGCTGGTGGTGATAG GCCTGCATGATGCCCCCTCCCTCTCAGCCTTGCCCAGCTCCCAGGTGCACTTAGGACAAAATGTGATCCTCCAGTGCCAGGCAGAGGGATGGTATGGCAGTGCCGCTCTGTACAAggatggaaaacagatccaacaGTCCAACACCAAACAGTCCCTGTGGAGATATCAGACCAACTTCTCCATCCCGGCTATGACTCCTGCCCATAGAGGGATTTACCAATGCTACACTTTTCACTGGCATGCCCCCCAGGAGTGGTCAGTGCCCAGTGACCCCCTGGTGCTCAGGATCACAG TTCCAGGCACCACAAAGGACCCTCCCCTCACACAAAGCCCTGGGGATCACCAAGCTCTGACATCCTCCCTACCCA GGACAGTCTTTCCCCTCCCGGATCCTGCTCCCCAGAATTACACCGTGGGTAACCTCGTGCGCCTCAGCCTAGCTGGGCTGGTCCTCATCATCCTGGGTGTCCTGCTGGCTGAAGCCTGTCTGCACCAGAGGGGACCGTGA